One window of Chloroflexota bacterium genomic DNA carries:
- the nuoH gene encoding NADH-quinone oxidoreductase subunit NuoH: MDWIGLIVIPVIKGIIILLALLAATAYLTLFERKLVARFQIRYGPNRAGKYGILQPLADAGKLMLKEEIIPGHVDKPVYLLAPILAMVPAFAIFAVVPIGPDLHLFGRVIPLHMGDVNVALLYVAAIASVGTYGVMLAGWASNNNYSLLGALRTSAQMISYELPMGIMVASLLLITGTLSLVQIVHGPRPLWAWIWLWLGFPFYFICALAETNRSPFDLPETENELVAGYQTEYGGIKFALFYLSEYLHMITSSAIMATLFFGGWRGPFVDQLPFLSVIYLGIKIVLLLFLFVWVRSSIPRVRYDQLMNFGWRYLLPMSLIYLAITAILVVMLG; this comes from the coding sequence ATGGATTGGATAGGGCTCATCGTCATACCAGTAATCAAGGGCATCATCATCCTGTTGGCGCTGCTGGCCGCTACAGCCTACCTGACCCTGTTCGAACGCAAGCTGGTGGCGCGTTTCCAGATCCGGTACGGCCCCAACCGGGCGGGCAAATACGGGATCCTGCAGCCGCTGGCGGATGCGGGGAAGCTAATGCTGAAAGAGGAGATCATTCCGGGGCACGTGGATAAGCCAGTCTACCTGCTGGCCCCGATCCTGGCCATGGTGCCGGCGTTCGCCATCTTCGCGGTGGTGCCCATCGGACCCGATCTCCATCTGTTCGGCCGGGTGATCCCGCTGCACATGGGGGACGTGAACGTGGCCCTGCTCTACGTGGCGGCCATCGCCTCGGTGGGCACGTATGGGGTGATGTTGGCCGGCTGGGCCAGCAACAACAACTACTCCCTGCTGGGGGCCCTGCGCACCAGCGCCCAGATGATCTCCTACGAACTGCCGATGGGGATCATGGTGGCCAGCCTGCTGCTCATCACCGGCACCCTGAGCCTGGTGCAGATCGTGCATGGCCCTCGCCCGCTGTGGGCCTGGATCTGGCTGTGGCTGGGATTCCCCTTCTACTTCATCTGCGCCCTGGCCGAAACGAACCGCTCGCCGTTCGACCTGCCGGAGACGGAGAACGAGCTGGTCGCCGGGTATCAGACGGAGTACGGCGGCATCAAGTTCGCCCTGTTCTACCTGTCCGAATACCTACACATGATCACGTCCAGCGCCATCATGGCGACGCTGTTCTTCGGCGGCTGGCGCGGCCCCTTCGTGGACCAGCTGCCCTTCCTGTCGGTGATCTACCTGGGCATCAAGATCGTCCTGCTGCTCTTCCTGTTCGTCTGGGTGCGGTCCAGCATCCCCCGCGTGCGCTACGATCAACTGATGAACTTCGGCTGGCGGTACCTGCTGCCGATGTCGCTGATCTACCTGGCCATCACGGCGATCCTGGTCGTGATGCTGGGATAA
- the nuoI gene encoding NADH-quinone oxidoreductase subunit NuoI — MSIKDFIEGTREIAKAMGVTLKHLATPPLTVESPDQPILVYPRFRGRHYLRRYENGLERCIGCQLCEAACPTGAIYVEAAEDDPENPVSPGDRYARVYEINLLRCVFCGDCEEACPVEAIVLGHEYALANYDRKDFVLTKEDLLNPPEPNVIIRPEE, encoded by the coding sequence ATGTCGATCAAGGACTTCATCGAGGGGACACGAGAGATCGCGAAGGCGATGGGGGTGACGCTGAAACACCTGGCGACGCCTCCGCTCACCGTGGAGTCCCCCGATCAGCCGATCCTGGTGTATCCGCGCTTTCGCGGGCGCCACTATCTGCGGCGATACGAGAACGGACTGGAGCGCTGCATCGGATGCCAGCTATGCGAGGCAGCGTGCCCTACGGGGGCGATTTACGTGGAGGCGGCCGAGGACGATCCGGAGAATCCGGTCTCGCCCGGCGATCGCTATGCCCGGGTATACGAGATCAACCTGCTGCGCTGCGTCTTCTGCGGCGATTGCGAGGAGGCCTGCCCGGTGGAGGCGATCGTGCTGGGACACGAATACGCGCTGGCGAATTACGATCGCAAGGACTTCGTCCTCACCAAGGAGGACCTGCTCAACCCGCCGGAGCCCAACGTGATTATCCGGCCGGAGGAGTAA
- a CDS encoding NADH-quinone oxidoreductase subunit J yields the protein MEWFLFILFALTAVAGGAGVVLSRNAVHSALFLLLNFASMALLYLLLGAQFLAMAQILVYAGAIVVLFIFVVMLIGNESVNDIVARERSVLRALALVLAILFLGGGTYALITGAQGSPAGAPEQGSIQAVGYLLYTRYLLPFELASVLLLAAMIGAMVVASRIKPPLGRPKE from the coding sequence ATGGAGTGGTTCCTGTTTATTCTCTTCGCCTTGACCGCCGTGGCCGGCGGCGCGGGCGTGGTGCTGAGCCGCAACGCGGTCCATAGCGCCCTGTTCCTGCTCCTCAACTTCGCCTCCATGGCTCTGCTGTACCTGTTGCTGGGCGCGCAGTTCCTGGCCATGGCGCAGATCCTGGTATACGCCGGAGCGATCGTCGTGCTCTTCATCTTCGTCGTCATGCTGATCGGGAACGAATCGGTCAACGACATCGTAGCCCGGGAGAGATCGGTGCTTCGAGCCCTGGCCCTGGTGCTGGCGATCCTGTTCCTGGGGGGCGGGACCTACGCCCTGATCACGGGAGCGCAGGGCTCGCCGGCGGGTGCACCGGAGCAGGGGAGCATCCAGGCGGTGGGCTACCTGCTGTACACGCGCTACCTGCTGCCGTTCGAGCTGGCCTCGGTGCTGCTCCTGGCTGCGATGATCGGCGCCATGGTGGTCGCAAGCCGTATCAAGCCGCCGTTAGGACGGCCGAAGGAGTAG
- the nuoK gene encoding NADH-quinone oxidoreductase subunit NuoK, translating to MVSTTLYLVLAGVIFTIGALGVLVRRNALIIFMCIEMMMNAVNLTFVALSRQFGTLDGQVFVFLIMAVAAAEVAIGLAIVMGITRHRDTTNVDQIHLLRW from the coding sequence ATGGTCTCGACAACGCTCTACCTGGTCCTGGCAGGGGTCATTTTCACCATCGGAGCGCTGGGGGTGCTCGTCCGGCGCAACGCCCTCATCATCTTCATGTGCATCGAGATGATGATGAACGCGGTGAACCTGACCTTCGTCGCCCTGTCACGCCAGTTCGGCACCCTGGACGGTCAGGTATTCGTCTTCTTGATCATGGCTGTGGCAGCCGCGGAGGTTGCCATCGGGCTGGCCATCGTGATGGGGATCACCCGACACCGCGATACCACCAACGTGGACCAGATTCACCTGCTGCGCTGGTAA
- the nuoL gene encoding NADH-quinone oxidoreductase subunit L → MMEYAWLSLAFPVLGIILNLAFGRRWGKNVTGIVASAAVLLSFLVAVALFIALNGMPPEERTVEQVLWRWITIGSFQTDIGLLIDPLSVLMTLVVTGVGFLIHVYSIGYMWEDERYVRYFVYLNLFVLMMLTLVLANDFVQMFIGWEGVGLASYLLIGFWFFKPSAADAGKKAFLVNRIGDAGFIIAMIWIFALSGQLNFQALFEPQALSALGLSATAIGLLLLVAATGKSAQIPLYVWLPDAMEGPTPVSALIHAATMVTAGVYMIARMAPLYAMTPTAMTWVATIGVLTAFFAATIALAQTDLKRILAYSTVSQLGYMFLGVGVGSFTAGIFHLYTHAFFKALLFLGAGSVMHALHGELDIRRMGGLRDKLPTTYKTFLVGAAALAGFPLLSGFFSKDEILLGAWERSPLLWLIGIATAFMTAVYSFRAVFTVFWGTPRDRRLHTHAHEAPRVMTVPLIILAVGAAIGGVIGLPHLSWLHGWLTPVFEGVMHEGEAGAIAWALMGVSALVALGGIYFAYYAFVSHPRLVSDIRQTLGPLDSLVQHRYYVDEIYMAAIVNPLKALGDWLAQSFDQQGIDGAVNGVAQGTGWIGDRVRRLQTGWVGTYALTLFTGVVLLVLYFLWVAR, encoded by the coding sequence ATGATGGAATACGCCTGGCTTTCACTGGCATTCCCCGTGCTGGGGATCATTCTGAACCTGGCCTTCGGGCGTCGCTGGGGAAAGAACGTCACCGGCATAGTGGCCTCGGCCGCGGTGTTGCTCTCTTTCCTGGTGGCGGTGGCCCTGTTCATCGCCCTGAACGGCATGCCGCCCGAGGAGCGAACCGTAGAGCAGGTGCTGTGGCGCTGGATCACCATCGGCTCATTCCAGACGGACATCGGCCTGCTCATCGACCCCCTGTCCGTGCTTATGACGCTGGTGGTCACCGGCGTGGGGTTCCTGATCCACGTGTACTCCATTGGCTACATGTGGGAGGACGAGCGCTACGTGCGCTACTTCGTCTACCTGAACCTCTTCGTCCTCATGATGCTCACCCTGGTCCTGGCCAACGACTTCGTCCAGATGTTCATCGGCTGGGAGGGCGTAGGGCTAGCCTCGTACCTGCTCATCGGGTTCTGGTTCTTCAAACCGAGCGCGGCAGACGCGGGCAAGAAGGCCTTCCTGGTCAATCGCATCGGCGACGCGGGGTTCATCATCGCCATGATCTGGATCTTTGCGCTCAGCGGCCAGCTGAACTTCCAGGCCCTGTTCGAGCCCCAAGCCCTGTCCGCCCTGGGGCTGTCGGCCACAGCGATCGGGCTCCTGCTGCTGGTGGCCGCCACGGGGAAATCCGCTCAGATCCCCCTGTACGTCTGGCTCCCGGACGCCATGGAGGGCCCGACCCCGGTCAGCGCCCTCATCCATGCGGCGACCATGGTGACGGCCGGCGTGTACATGATCGCCCGCATGGCGCCGCTCTACGCCATGACGCCGACGGCCATGACCTGGGTGGCCACGATCGGCGTGCTGACGGCCTTCTTCGCCGCCACCATCGCGCTGGCCCAGACGGACCTGAAGCGCATCCTGGCCTATTCCACCGTCTCGCAACTGGGGTACATGTTCCTGGGCGTCGGCGTGGGGTCCTTCACCGCCGGCATCTTCCACCTCTACACGCACGCCTTCTTCAAGGCGCTGCTCTTCCTGGGCGCCGGAAGCGTCATGCACGCGCTGCACGGAGAGCTGGACATCCGCCGGATGGGCGGGCTTAGGGACAAGCTGCCCACCACGTACAAGACGTTCCTCGTCGGCGCGGCCGCGCTGGCGGGATTCCCGCTGCTCTCCGGCTTCTTCTCCAAGGATGAGATCCTCCTGGGCGCGTGGGAGCGCTCCCCCCTGTTGTGGCTGATTGGGATCGCGACCGCCTTCATGACGGCCGTGTATTCCTTCCGAGCGGTGTTCACGGTCTTCTGGGGCACCCCGCGTGACCGCCGGCTGCATACACACGCGCACGAGGCCCCCCGGGTGATGACGGTGCCGCTGATCATCCTGGCCGTCGGCGCCGCGATCGGAGGGGTGATCGGCCTGCCGCACCTCTCCTGGCTGCACGGCTGGCTGACGCCCGTCTTCGAGGGGGTCATGCACGAGGGGGAGGCGGGGGCCATCGCCTGGGCCCTGATGGGCGTCTCCGCCCTGGTGGCCCTGGGTGGCATCTATTTCGCCTACTACGCCTTCGTGAGCCATCCCCGCCTGGTGTCCGATATCCGGCAGACGCTGGGGCCGCTGGACAGCCTGGTACAACACCGATACTACGTGGACGAGATCTACATGGCCGCCATTGTGAACCCGCTGAAAGCCCTGGGCGACTGGCTGGCGCAGTCCTTCGATCAACAGGGCATTGACGGAGCGGTGAATGGCGTGGCCCAGGGCACCGGCTGGATCGGAGATCGCGTGCGGCGGCTGCAGACGGGATGGGTGGGCACGTACGCCCTGACGCTGTTCACGGGCGTCGTCCTGCTGGTCCTCTACTTCCTCTGGGTGGCACGTTAG
- a CDS encoding NADH-quinone oxidoreductase subunit M — translation MTSASGIPWLSLITFLPLVGALILLLLPRQGRTPWYWAMLVTTATFLISLPLFFQWEMGEAGYQFVERLPWAPELGLNYILGVDGISLLLVLLTTFLGPIVILSSWNSITDRPVTYLFLMLVLETGILGVFLALDLVLFYLFWEATLIPMYFIIGVWGGPRRIYAAVKFFIYTMAGSALMLVAILVLRQATGTFDLTAILGQAQLDPNLQRWLFLAFALAFAIKVPLFPFHTWLPDAHVEAPTAGSVILAGVLLKMGTYGYVRFALPLFPEAATSLAELFIVLAVIGILYGGIVALRQRDFKSLVAYSSVAHLGFVMLGIFAMTPQGLSGAVIQMVNHGLSTGALFLLVGMIYERRHTRLLSDFGGVWAVMPIYGAFLLVTILSSAGLPGLNGFVGEFSILVGAFQTHRWAAALSALGVIVAAWYLLHAFREVMQGPLDKQENKHLTDLSRREVLILVPITVMFLIIGLFPSLFLDRINPTVMELQQHIAQYQAPAITFLWK, via the coding sequence ATGACATCGGCTAGTGGCATACCGTGGCTGAGCCTCATCACGTTCCTCCCGCTGGTGGGAGCGCTGATCCTGTTGCTGCTTCCCAGGCAGGGACGTACGCCCTGGTACTGGGCGATGCTGGTCACGACGGCGACGTTCCTGATCTCCCTGCCGCTGTTCTTCCAGTGGGAGATGGGCGAGGCCGGATATCAGTTCGTGGAGCGGCTGCCCTGGGCTCCGGAGCTGGGCCTGAATTACATCCTGGGGGTCGATGGCATCAGCCTGCTCCTGGTGCTGTTGACCACGTTCCTCGGCCCCATCGTGATCCTCTCCTCGTGGAACAGCATCACGGATCGCCCGGTTACGTATCTGTTCCTGATGCTGGTGCTGGAGACGGGGATCCTGGGGGTGTTCCTGGCCCTGGATCTGGTGCTTTTCTACCTGTTCTGGGAGGCGACCCTGATCCCCATGTACTTCATCATCGGGGTATGGGGCGGGCCACGCCGGATCTACGCCGCGGTGAAGTTCTTCATCTACACCATGGCGGGCAGCGCCCTCATGCTGGTCGCCATCCTGGTGCTCCGCCAGGCGACCGGCACCTTCGACCTGACGGCCATCCTGGGACAGGCGCAGCTGGACCCGAACCTGCAGCGCTGGTTGTTCCTGGCCTTCGCCCTGGCCTTCGCCATCAAGGTCCCTCTGTTCCCGTTCCACACCTGGCTGCCCGATGCGCATGTGGAGGCCCCCACCGCGGGCTCGGTGATCCTGGCCGGCGTCCTGCTGAAGATGGGCACGTACGGCTACGTGCGCTTCGCGCTACCCCTGTTCCCGGAGGCGGCGACCAGCCTGGCCGAGCTGTTCATCGTGCTGGCGGTCATCGGCATCCTCTACGGCGGGATCGTGGCGCTGCGCCAGCGGGATTTCAAGAGCCTGGTGGCCTACTCCTCGGTCGCCCATCTGGGGTTCGTCATGCTGGGCATCTTCGCCATGACGCCCCAGGGGCTGAGCGGCGCCGTGATCCAGATGGTCAACCATGGGCTGAGCACGGGGGCGCTCTTCCTCCTGGTGGGCATGATCTACGAGCGACGGCACACCCGCCTTCTATCGGACTTCGGCGGCGTGTGGGCGGTGATGCCGATCTATGGGGCGTTCCTGCTGGTGACGATCCTGAGCTCGGCCGGGCTGCCGGGGCTCAACGGCTTCGTGGGCGAATTCAGCATCCTGGTGGGCGCCTTCCAGACCCACCGCTGGGCGGCCGCCCTGTCAGCGCTGGGCGTGATCGTGGCCGCCTGGTACCTGCTTCACGCCTTCCGGGAGGTCATGCAAGGGCCGCTGGACAAGCAGGAGAACAAGCACCTGACGGACCTCTCCAGGCGAGAGGTGCTGATCCTGGTGCCCATCACGGTCATGTTCCTCATCATCGGGCTGTTCCCGAGCCTGTTCCTGGATCGCATCAACCCGACGGTGATGGAGCTCCAGCAGCACATCGCCCAATATCAGGCGCCCGCCATCACGTTCCTGTGGAAGTAG
- a CDS encoding NADH-quinone oxidoreductase subunit N has translation MDSIQVSLVPVLPEVILLVTAIAVLAVDTLIGDKRWLTWVGLLGVVLAGGAAYRLASQPPQDFQGMAVSDAYTAFFRLIIFTATGLGLLVAMNWLDAHGEQQGEYNGLLLLAALGMTLMAAATHLVLVFVALEVLSLSLYILAGFERERATSGEAALKYLLLGAFSSAFFLYGIALVYAGTGALDFAGIAQAASLTPTFLIGIALLIVGFGFKVAAVPFHMWTPDVYQGAPTPITAFMSVGAKAAGFAAFLRLFTGALQAGRATWVPAIAALAVLTMTVGNLAALRQSSLKRMLAYSSIAHAGYILIGLAAANASGVAAVLFYLFVYAFMNIGAFAVVIALERQGEGDVLADQARGLARSHPVLAAAMAIFMLALTGIPPLAGFFGKLYLFQAAVEADLAWLAIVGVINSAISAYYYLRVVVAMYMSEEEVPPTVAWRPVLAVVTGIAALLVIIIGLYPGVWLDLAQRGIQAILG, from the coding sequence ATGGATAGCATTCAAGTTTCGCTCGTTCCCGTGTTACCCGAAGTCATCCTTCTGGTCACCGCCATCGCGGTCCTGGCCGTGGACACCCTCATCGGCGACAAGCGGTGGCTGACGTGGGTCGGCCTGCTGGGGGTCGTCCTGGCCGGGGGCGCCGCGTACAGGCTGGCATCCCAGCCCCCGCAGGACTTCCAGGGGATGGCCGTATCCGACGCGTATACGGCGTTCTTCCGCCTCATCATCTTCACCGCCACCGGCCTGGGCCTGCTGGTGGCGATGAACTGGCTGGACGCCCACGGCGAGCAGCAGGGGGAATACAACGGATTGCTCTTGCTGGCAGCCCTCGGCATGACATTGATGGCCGCGGCCACGCACCTGGTGCTGGTCTTCGTCGCCCTGGAGGTGCTCTCCCTGAGCCTGTATATCCTGGCCGGCTTCGAGCGTGAGCGGGCGACTTCCGGAGAGGCCGCGCTGAAGTACCTGTTGCTGGGCGCCTTCTCCTCGGCCTTCTTCCTCTACGGAATCGCGCTGGTGTACGCGGGCACGGGAGCGCTGGATTTCGCCGGCATCGCGCAGGCCGCCTCCCTCACGCCCACCTTCCTGATCGGCATCGCGCTGCTGATCGTGGGCTTTGGGTTCAAGGTGGCCGCCGTCCCCTTCCACATGTGGACGCCGGATGTGTACCAGGGCGCGCCAACCCCCATCACGGCGTTCATGTCGGTGGGGGCCAAGGCGGCCGGGTTCGCCGCCTTCCTGCGCCTCTTCACGGGGGCGCTTCAGGCCGGCAGGGCGACGTGGGTGCCCGCGATCGCGGCGCTGGCGGTGCTCACCATGACGGTGGGCAATCTGGCCGCGCTGCGACAGAGCAGCCTCAAGCGTATGCTGGCCTACTCCTCCATCGCCCACGCGGGCTACATCCTGATCGGCCTGGCCGCGGCCAACGCCAGCGGCGTGGCCGCCGTGCTCTTCTACCTCTTCGTGTACGCCTTCATGAACATCGGCGCGTTCGCCGTCGTCATCGCCCTGGAACGCCAGGGGGAGGGGGACGTGCTGGCCGACCAGGCCCGGGGCCTGGCCCGGTCCCACCCCGTACTGGCGGCGGCCATGGCGATCTTCATGCTCGCCCTGACCGGGATCCCCCCTCTGGCGGGGTTCTTCGGCAAGCTCTACCTGTTCCAGGCGGCCGTGGAGGCGGACCTCGCCTGGCTGGCCATCGTCGGGGTGATCAACTCGGCCATCTCCGCCTACTACTACCTGCGCGTGGTGGTGGCCATGTACATGTCCGAGGAGGAGGTCCCACCGACGGTGGCCTGGCGACCGGTCCTGGCGGTGGTCACCGGGATCGCGGCCCTGTTGGTCATCATCATCGGGCTGTACCCGGGGGTGTGGCTGGACCTGGCCCAGCGCGGTATCCAGGCCATCCTGGGGTGA
- the trxB gene encoding thioredoxin-disulfide reductase, whose amino-acid sequence MSEQVENVIIIGSGPAGLTAGLYTARAELNPLLFTGNEVGGQVSITNEVENYPGFPEGVTGPELVERMQQQAEKFGCRIEYDYVTKVDFQRHPFVVETSSGKQYAAKAVIVATGATPRKLGVPGEQEFTGRGVSYCATCDGFFFRGKEIVVVGGGDSALEEGIFLTRFASKVRIVHRRDQLRASQVLQRRAFANDKIEFIWNSVVTSINGDSMVQSVTLKNVKTGEVSELKTDGVFIYIGHVPNSELFVGQLEMDDLGYVITDKRGHTSVPGVFAAGEIQDRIFRQVATSVGQGCAAAMEAEKFIAELEDRTYEGIKEEALAS is encoded by the coding sequence ATGAGCGAGCAGGTGGAGAACGTCATCATCATCGGTAGCGGACCGGCAGGGCTCACGGCCGGGCTGTATACGGCCCGGGCGGAGCTGAACCCTTTGCTGTTCACCGGCAACGAGGTGGGCGGTCAGGTGTCCATCACGAACGAGGTGGAGAACTACCCCGGGTTTCCGGAGGGGGTCACCGGCCCTGAGCTGGTGGAGCGCATGCAGCAACAGGCGGAGAAGTTCGGCTGCCGCATTGAGTATGATTACGTGACGAAGGTGGATTTCCAGCGGCATCCCTTTGTGGTGGAGACCTCCAGCGGGAAGCAATACGCGGCCAAAGCCGTGATCGTGGCGACAGGTGCCACGCCGCGTAAGCTGGGCGTGCCGGGAGAGCAGGAGTTCACCGGGCGAGGCGTCTCCTATTGCGCCACCTGCGATGGCTTCTTCTTCCGTGGAAAGGAGATCGTGGTCGTAGGTGGGGGGGACAGCGCGCTGGAGGAAGGAATCTTCCTGACCCGCTTCGCCTCCAAGGTGCGCATCGTTCATCGCCGTGATCAACTGCGCGCCAGCCAGGTGCTCCAGCGTCGCGCGTTTGCCAATGACAAGATCGAGTTCATCTGGAACTCGGTGGTCACATCGATCAACGGCGACAGCATGGTCCAGTCGGTCACGTTGAAGAACGTGAAGACGGGAGAGGTGAGCGAGCTCAAGACCGACGGCGTCTTCATCTACATCGGCCACGTGCCCAACAGCGAGCTCTTCGTAGGCCAGCTGGAGATGGACGATCTGGGCTATGTGATCACCGATAAGCGTGGACATACCAGCGTGCCCGGCGTGTTCGCCGCCGGCGAGATCCAGGATCGGATCTTCCGACAGGTCGCCACGTCCGTGGGACAGGGATGTGCGGCGGCGATGGAGGCGGAGAAGTTCATCGCCGAGCTGGAGGACCGCACGTACGAGGGGATCAAGGAGGAGGCGCTGGCCTCGTAG